In one Pseudoclavibacter sp. Marseille-Q3772 genomic region, the following are encoded:
- a CDS encoding YajQ family cyclic di-GMP-binding protein, whose amino-acid sequence MADSSFDVVSKVDHMEAANAANQATKEIAQRYDFRDTGASLELTGSTFKMSATSEDRVLAVLDVLQSKLIKRGISLKSLETGEPYASGKEYRLEATLKEGIDQPNAKKLSKLIRDEAPKSVKSQIQGDELRVSSKSRDDLQTTIQLLKGADVNLDLQFINFR is encoded by the coding sequence ATGGCTGATTCTTCGTTCGATGTAGTAAGCAAAGTTGACCACATGGAAGCTGCAAACGCAGCAAACCAGGCGACCAAGGAGATCGCGCAACGGTACGACTTCCGCGACACCGGCGCATCCCTCGAACTGACCGGCAGCACGTTCAAGATGAGCGCAACCAGCGAAGACCGTGTCCTGGCCGTGCTCGACGTACTGCAAAGCAAACTGATCAAGCGTGGCATCTCACTGAAGTCGCTCGAGACCGGCGAACCGTACGCATCCGGCAAGGAATACCGCTTGGAAGCAACACTGAAAGAGGGCATCGACCAGCCGAACGCGAAGAAGCTGTCAAAGCTGATCCGCGACGAAGCACCCAAGTCGGTGAAGTCGCAGATCCAGGGCGACGAGCTGCGAGTGTCATCGAAGAGCCGCGACGATCTGCAGACCACCATCCAGCTCCTCAAAGGTGCTGACGTCAACCTCGACCTGCAGTTCATTAACTTCCGCTAG